From Gemmatimonadota bacterium:
GCCGACGAACAGCCACGCCGAGGTGACCAGCACGCGCAGCAGGCGGCGGGTCGAGCGCGGGAGGGTCCGCCGCACCGGGCGCGGCGCGGCGGCCGTCGTCACCAGGGACGGGCGGAGACTTCGTTAGGCGCGCCGGCCGGACGACGCCGGTCACGCTCGCCCTCGCGCCGGTTCCGCGGGTCGCGCATGGCGGTGGCCAGCGAGTCGCCCTTGGCGATCTGGCGCGCATCGAGGAGCGTGCGGATCTCGCGTCGCGCACCGTCGTTGTTGAGCCGGATCGAGTCGATCACCGGCGCCGCCAACTGCTGGAAGCGACGGAAGGCCTCCCGATTCTGCTCGTCCACCCGTCGCCGCGCGTTGAGGTCGATCCCGACCACCTCGCGCAACGAGTCGAGCTGTCGCATGAAGGGCGAGTTCTGCAAACGCAGCCGTCGGCGCACGTCGATCAACCCGGTGCGTTGCCCGGGGGTCAATTCCAGCTCGCGCGACAGTTCGAGGTAGAACGACACGGGTTCGCCGTCGGTGAGGTCGAAGGTGAACTCGGGGCGCGGGCCGCCAAACGGCGGGGCGCCGCCACCGCGCTGTGCGCGGGCGACGAGTGGCGTGGCGGCGATGGCGATCGCACAGACGATCGCGTTGACAATCGCGATGAGGGCAAGCAGGCGGCGCATGGAATCGCTCCGAGGCAACCGGAAGAGGCGAGAGGTCGTCTCCGTACGACACGCCATGCACCCTTCTACCCCGTCACCCTCGCGCGGTGACGGGGACGGCGCGTGCGACTAGTGCTTCGCTGCCCCTTCGGCCGCGGGCGCGGCATGATCGCCAGCGGGGGCGCCATGCTCCGCCGCCGGGCCGTGCGACGTGCCACCGTTGGGACGCGACGGATCGGTCGGATGGATGTAGGTGCGCGACTTGATCGTGCCGGCCAGAACGAACGCCCCCACCGCCAGCGCGGTGATGAACGTGGCAATGCCCCAGCCCTGCGAGAAGTTGGCTTCCTTGCGTCCAGCGGCCATGACGTCCTCGTACTCGTGTGCGGTGATCGCGCGAACACCCGTCGCGCGGCGACGCGGAAAACTAGCGATCAACGCTCCGAATGCGGAGTCCGTTCGCGCGAGCAGTTGGGGCCCGCCGGGCGATGCCGATCAGACGACCCCTCCCCCCGCCACCGATTCCCCCACCCCTTCTCCCGCCGAGGCACGCTCGGCGATCCGCAGGATCTCGTCCAGGAGCGTCCGCCCGCGGTCGCGCGCGTACCACTGGCGCACGTGCTTGTAGCGCTCGGTCTTCTCCAGCTGGAGCCCCTCGGCCATGAACCACTCCTGCAGCGGCCCGGGGCGCGGCCCCCACCAGCCGACTTCCTCGAACTGGTCGTCCAGGACGATCACGACCGGAATCGAGCGGGACGTCCCCGTCAGGTGGCTGTCCATCAGGTCGGGGTTGGCATCGCGCCCCATGACCTTCAACTCGAAGTTCGGGAGCTGCTCGACCAGCTTGGAGAGGATCGGGACGACGTTGACCGCGTCCCCGCACCAGTCCTCGGCCAGGGCAATCAGCTTCCACTCCCCGGGAATGGCCCGCGCGCGCTCGACCATCCCCTCGGGGAGGCGCGCGGTCCGGTACACCGCCGGCCAGAGCTCGGTGTTGGCAGCGACCGTCGAGAGGAAGGTGGGAAAGTCCGGGGCTGCAGCGAAACGATCAGGGGTCATGAACATAACCGAATTGGCATCTAGTTAACCTTACTCTGGACCAAGTCTCGTCGCCCCGGATTGGTTCCGGCAGGGGGGAAATGCCCCACCGTGTTGTGCGCTATCCCCTTTCCGCCACGTGAGGGTCTCGGCTAGCTTCGCCCCTCCACGGACCCACCGGAGACCGAAGACATGGACGTGCACGGCTCCCCGCGCTGTTTTCCGGTCCGGACGCTTCGCCTCGCCCGCGCCTTCCTCCTCTTCGCCTGGCCGATGGCCCTCGCCGGACAAAGCCCGACCTATCCCGCCACCCGCCGAGGCGACGTCGTCGAGACGCTGCACGGCACGCCGGTGGCCGATCCCTATCGCTGGCTGGAGTCGCTCAACGCCCCCGAGACCGGGGAGTGGATCGCCGCCCAGAACCTGGTGACCGAACGCTACCTCGCCTCGCTCCCGCAGCGAGCCGTCCTGCGCGATCGCCTCACCGCCCTCTGGAACTACCCGCGAGTCTCCCTCCCCACGCGCCTCGCCAACGGCGTCCTTTTCTATCGTCGCAACAGCGGCCTGCAGAAGCAGTTCGTGGTCCTCGCGCGCTCGTCGCCGAGCACCCCCGCCAAGGTGATTCTCGACCCCAACACCCTCTCCCCGGACGGGTCGGTCGCGCTGTCGCAGTACGAGCCGGCCCCCGACGGGCGGCACGTCGCCTATGCCCTCTCGCCGGGCGGTGCCGACTGGCAGGACGTGAAGATCCGCCAGGTCCGAACGGGGAAGGACCTCGCCGAGACGCTGCAGTGGGTCCGCTTCTCCGGGCTGGCCTGGACCCGCGACGGCAAGGGGTTCTTCTATTCCCGCTACCCCGCGCGCAGCGACGCCGAAAAGCTCAGCGCCGCGCTCGAACACCAGAAGGTCTACTATCATCGCCTCGGGACGCCGCAGGAGCAGGACGTCCTGGTCTATGAACGCCCCGACCTCCCCACCTGGTTCATCAACGCCTCGGTCAGCGAGGACGGACGCTACCTCTTCGTCTACATGGCCAAGGGGGCCGACAGCCGCAATCGCCTCTACGTCGCCGACCTCGGCGACCCCAAGGCGCCTAACGTCGCGGCGGCCCCGGTCCCGGTGGTGGAAGAGGACGACGGCGAGTTTGCCGTCATCGGCAACGTGGGGAGCACGCTCTACGTCAGCACCGACCTCGGCGCCCCGCGGCGCAAGGTCGTCGCCATTTCG
This genomic window contains:
- a CDS encoding thioredoxin family protein, whose protein sequence is MTPDRFAAAPDFPTFLSTVAANTELWPAVYRTARLPEGMVERARAIPGEWKLIALAEDWCGDAVNVVPILSKLVEQLPNFELKVMGRDANPDLMDSHLTGTSRSIPVVIVLDDQFEEVGWWGPRPGPLQEWFMAEGLQLEKTERYKHVRQWYARDRGRTLLDEILRIAERASAGEGVGESVAGGGVV